In Candidatus Nomurabacteria bacterium, a genomic segment contains:
- the tadA gene encoding Flp pilus assembly complex ATPase component TadA — MSHEEKLKEALTKGKILSVEQVEKATLDARNKNADLRDWLVQENLVSEAILYEALAKTYKLPFVDLKNQVVRGDVLHLIPEPFVQMHNVVAYDRSGEVLKVAMLDPDDLQITEFLKRRIQQRIEIAITTPSSIREILKQYHRGLRAEFKDITKVDEKDVSSEKDLKKLAEDLPVVRIVDTLLEYAIFEGASDIHIEPTEHDTIVRYRVDGILREVMTLPKTIHNGVVARVKILSDLKIDEHRLPQDGRFKINTDDHKVSFRVSILPVYDGEKIVLRILHESAQVLTLEQLGLQQSALELVKANIKKPHGMILVTGPTGSGKTTTLYTILNILNTPKVNISTVEDPIEYRMPRVNQTQANSRIGLTFANGLRALLRQDPNIIMVGEIRDNETANMATQAALTGHLVLSTLHTNDAVTALPRLIEMDVPTFLIASTTNVVIAQRLVRKICLNCIESYTLTKKSIEELEKQINVEFILKALQAEGVIMSNKQSFDELLFYRGKGCKQCNSEGYKGRIGIYEVLQVSDTISRLIMEQATADQIRKAAIEEGMLLMVQDGFIKAKMGLTTIEEVLRVTKE, encoded by the coding sequence ATGTCACACGAAGAAAAACTCAAAGAAGCGCTGACGAAAGGAAAAATACTCAGCGTAGAACAAGTAGAAAAAGCCACGCTCGACGCTCGTAATAAGAACGCCGATCTTCGTGATTGGTTAGTGCAAGAAAATCTAGTTTCCGAGGCGATTTTATATGAAGCTTTAGCAAAAACCTACAAGCTTCCTTTTGTTGACCTGAAAAACCAAGTAGTTCGCGGAGATGTTTTGCACTTAATCCCCGAGCCTTTTGTGCAGATGCATAACGTTGTGGCTTATGATCGAAGCGGCGAAGTACTTAAAGTTGCCATGCTTGATCCAGATGACCTACAGATTACTGAGTTCCTAAAACGCCGCATCCAGCAGCGTATAGAAATTGCGATTACCACACCGAGTAGTATTCGGGAAATACTAAAACAGTATCATCGTGGACTTCGAGCGGAGTTTAAAGACATTACCAAGGTTGATGAGAAAGATGTTAGCTCGGAAAAGGACCTAAAAAAGCTTGCTGAAGACCTGCCAGTTGTACGGATTGTTGATACCTTACTCGAATACGCGATTTTTGAAGGCGCTTCTGATATTCACATCGAGCCGACTGAGCACGATACCATAGTACGCTATAGAGTTGATGGTATTTTGCGCGAAGTAATGACCCTGCCGAAAACAATACATAATGGCGTGGTAGCTCGCGTAAAAATCTTGTCAGATCTCAAAATTGACGAGCACCGTTTACCACAAGACGGTCGTTTTAAAATAAATACTGACGATCACAAAGTTTCCTTTCGTGTCTCCATTTTACCTGTGTATGATGGTGAAAAAATCGTCTTACGTATTCTGCACGAGTCAGCTCAGGTACTTACTCTTGAGCAGCTCGGTCTGCAGCAAAGTGCGTTAGAGCTTGTTAAGGCAAATATTAAAAAACCGCACGGCATGATTCTGGTGACCGGACCGACTGGGTCAGGAAAAACCACCACGCTTTATACGATTCTCAACATATTAAATACGCCCAAGGTAAATATTTCCACTGTCGAGGATCCTATTGAATATCGCATGCCCCGGGTAAATCAAACCCAGGCCAACTCTCGAATCGGTTTAACTTTTGCTAATGGTTTACGTGCTCTGCTGCGTCAGGATCCGAATATCATCATGGTTGGTGAAATTCGCGATAATGAGACTGCCAATATGGCGACACAGGCTGCTCTAACTGGACACTTAGTACTCTCCACTCTGCACACCAATGATGCGGTTACCGCACTTCCCCGTCTCATTGAAATGGATGTGCCAACTTTCTTAATCGCCTCAACCACAAACGTCGTGATTGCACAACGTTTAGTAAGAAAAATTTGCCTAAACTGTATTGAGAGCTACACCTTAACCAAGAAATCTATCGAGGAGCTAGAAAAGCAAATTAATGTTGAATTTATCCTCAAAGCATTGCAAGCCGAGGGAGTTATTATGTCGAATAAGCAGTCCTTTGATGAATTACTTTTCTATCGAGGGAAAGGATGTAAACAATGCAATTCTGAAGGTTATAAGGGTCGTATAGGTATCTACGAGGTGCTGCAGGTATCTGATACTATTTCACGACTGATCATGGAGCAAGCAACGGCTGATCAAATACGCAAAGCAGCAATTGAGGAAGGCATGTTGCTTATGGTGCAAGACGGATTTATTAAGGCAAAAATGGGACTTACTACTATTGAAGAGGTGCTTCGAGTTACTAAGGAATAG
- a CDS encoding type II secretion system F family protein, whose amino-acid sequence MSIFTYTGVKAGKKVKGSVVADTQEQAKAQIETKGLQINGLKEEAPKSGVMDRLLNRVSIVQKLFFTQNLEVMIRTGFSLSLALQTLAQQISNKRFQWIIAQMTSDVRSGKTFASALEKHKDVFSEVFVSMIATGESSGKLQEVLKRLAVQLKKDHLLVAKVKNALTYPVIVVVAMVAIGIAVTVFVVPKLVTVFEESNVELPLPTKILITTSDVLIHYGYLIAIGVALAVVGFLRLLKLNKVRYTMDRLILKLPIAGQIVKKIHLAQLTRTLSSLLETDIHIVESFQIIARTMSNSQYRLAIEQAAEKLKTGSTIATVLGEHPDLFTPILIQMVTVGEQSGSLDQIANEVADFYESDVDDTMSNLSTIIEPILMLLLGGAVALLAVSIILPIYQLTEAI is encoded by the coding sequence ATGTCGATTTTTACGTATACTGGAGTAAAAGCGGGTAAAAAGGTAAAAGGCAGCGTTGTTGCTGATACTCAAGAGCAAGCAAAGGCGCAAATTGAGACCAAGGGCTTGCAAATCAATGGCTTGAAAGAAGAAGCGCCTAAATCAGGTGTAATGGATAGGCTTTTGAACCGAGTTTCGATTGTTCAGAAGCTTTTTTTCACACAAAACCTTGAGGTAATGATACGTACGGGCTTTTCTCTTAGTCTTGCCCTGCAAACTCTCGCGCAGCAAATTAGCAATAAGCGCTTTCAGTGGATTATTGCGCAGATGACCAGCGATGTCCGGTCTGGAAAAACCTTTGCCTCAGCCCTAGAAAAGCACAAAGATGTGTTTAGTGAAGTTTTTGTGAGCATGATTGCAACTGGTGAATCGAGCGGTAAATTGCAGGAGGTCCTGAAACGACTTGCGGTGCAGCTAAAGAAAGATCATTTGCTTGTTGCAAAGGTAAAAAACGCGCTCACCTATCCTGTTATTGTCGTGGTTGCTATGGTCGCAATAGGCATAGCGGTAACTGTCTTTGTTGTACCTAAATTGGTCACTGTTTTTGAGGAAAGTAATGTAGAACTTCCACTTCCGACAAAAATTCTCATCACAACAAGCGACGTATTGATTCATTACGGATATCTCATCGCAATTGGCGTAGCACTCGCCGTTGTCGGATTTTTACGCCTCCTAAAGCTGAATAAAGTGCGCTATACCATGGATCGGCTTATTTTGAAGTTACCCATAGCTGGTCAAATAGTGAAAAAAATTCACTTGGCTCAACTTACTCGTACTCTCTCTTCACTACTTGAGACTGATATACATATTGTTGAGAGCTTTCAAATTATTGCTCGGACAATGTCAAACAGTCAGTATCGCTTAGCCATAGAACAAGCAGCTGAAAAACTAAAAACTGGCTCAACAATTGCTACTGTGCTTGGCGAGCATCCTGATTTATTTACCCCGATTCTCATACAAATGGTAACAGTTGGAGAACAAAGTGGATCTCTTGATCAAATCGCCAACGAGGTTGCTGACTTCTATGAATCAGATGTAGATGACACGATGAGTAATTTATCGACTATCATTGAGCCAATACTCATGCTCTTGCTGGGTGGCGCGGTCGCGCTTCTCGCGGTGTCGATTATTCTCCCCATCTATCAACTCACCGAAGCCATTTGA
- a CDS encoding glycosyltransferase family 39 protein, producing MQASSHKYRIALIGVLLIVAILQIFGALGDSQTIDEGAHLASGYSYWKTGDFRLNPEHPPLSKMLSSAPLLLLNLQFPSDAQSWIDANQWDFARDFLYHNLANPQSLFFLGRLPIIGLFLLLIAVFYFFCEKLFSPRASLLASILFSLDPTLLAHGRLITTDVSLTAFYFFSTIALLGFVQKPNLRRFFLFAFTFTIAQLVKFSALFLWPIFLTLVLIALFIKKYNRSYISEKFTAKRALLLLLGLILLFAISTWTIYGFELRTISTIPSVEGYYDLVDMKGFEEASGALVGIPFWENVLNPTHSSSQSIRNFVHTVPIPALHYFDGIMELALHNYYGHGTYLLGKTSNLGWWYYFPIALIIKLPAVILLLFLLFLFWQARQAWLQVQTSAETHPFFTRVWHFFRSRSFLSYLLVLPPLIYFLVSLTSHINLGVRHLLPIFPFIYLAVAFMLDRVLLRFFYGKIITGILFGIVLIMAVLTYPNHLSYFSEIVGGERNGPKYLLDSNLDWGQGYYDLKEYMDEKQIDAIRGVFFFSGDLDVLGIHLLHLPTNDEVAQQGAPSGILAIDVGTLANPDYPYTWLWQYQPVKKIRGSIFIYELP from the coding sequence ATGCAGGCAAGCTCACACAAATATCGCATAGCGCTGATAGGCGTGCTCCTCATCGTTGCGATCTTACAAATCTTTGGCGCTCTAGGTGATTCGCAAACAATTGATGAAGGCGCCCACCTTGCCAGTGGTTATTCCTATTGGAAAACTGGCGATTTTCGTTTAAATCCCGAGCATCCCCCTCTCAGTAAGATGCTATCTAGCGCACCGCTTTTACTGCTAAATCTGCAATTTCCAAGCGATGCACAAAGCTGGATCGATGCTAATCAATGGGACTTTGCTCGTGATTTTTTATACCATAATTTAGCTAATCCGCAAAGCCTCTTCTTTCTCGGTCGACTACCCATCATCGGACTCTTTTTGCTTTTGATCGCAGTTTTCTATTTCTTCTGCGAAAAACTTTTTTCACCGAGGGCCAGTCTTTTAGCGAGTATACTTTTTTCACTTGATCCAACCCTGCTTGCCCACGGCAGACTGATCACAACGGACGTGAGTCTTACTGCTTTTTATTTTTTCAGCACTATTGCTTTACTTGGATTTGTACAAAAACCAAATCTGCGACGCTTTTTCCTTTTTGCCTTTACTTTTACTATTGCTCAACTGGTGAAGTTCTCTGCACTTTTTCTATGGCCAATTTTTCTTACCTTAGTGCTCATTGCTCTCTTTATCAAAAAATACAACCGTAGCTACATTAGTGAAAAATTTACCGCAAAGCGAGCTTTATTGTTATTACTTGGTCTTATACTTTTGTTTGCAATAAGCACATGGACAATATATGGTTTCGAGCTGCGAACGATTAGCACTATACCAAGTGTTGAGGGGTATTATGATCTAGTTGATATGAAGGGCTTTGAAGAGGCTTCCGGGGCACTTGTTGGTATCCCTTTTTGGGAAAATGTGCTTAATCCTACACATTCATCGTCTCAATCCATACGAAATTTTGTTCATACCGTGCCAATCCCCGCCCTCCACTACTTTGACGGTATTATGGAGCTGGCATTGCATAATTATTATGGTCACGGCACGTATTTATTAGGAAAAACCTCTAATTTAGGCTGGTGGTATTACTTCCCCATCGCCCTTATTATTAAACTACCAGCAGTAATTTTGTTGCTCTTCCTGCTTTTCTTGTTTTGGCAAGCTCGTCAAGCTTGGCTACAAGTACAGACGAGCGCGGAAACACACCCCTTTTTCACTAGGGTGTGGCACTTTTTCCGCTCACGTAGTTTTTTAAGTTACTTGCTAGTTTTACCGCCGCTCATATATTTCCTCGTAAGTCTCACAAGTCATATTAATCTTGGCGTTCGGCATCTCTTACCTATCTTTCCTTTTATTTATCTTGCTGTTGCATTTATGCTGGATCGAGTGTTGCTGAGATTTTTTTATGGAAAAATAATTACCGGGATACTTTTTGGCATAGTACTGATTATGGCTGTACTTACCTACCCAAATCATCTTTCGTATTTTAGTGAGATAGTCGGCGGTGAACGTAATGGGCCAAAATATTTACTTGATTCAAACCTTGATTGGGGTCAGGGGTATTATGATCTCAAAGAATATATGGATGAGAAGCAGATCGACGCAATCCGCGGCGTATTTTTCTTCTCTGGTGATCTCGATGTCTTAGGCATTCACCTTCTCCATCTGCCCACGAATGACGAAGTTGCGCAACAGGGTGCTCCATCTGGAATTTTAGCCATAGACGTTGGCACATTAGCGAATCCGGATTACCCATACACTTGGCTTTGGCAGTATCAACCGGTGAAAAAAATTCGCGGATCAATATTTATCTACGAGCTACCTTAA
- a CDS encoding type II secretion system protein, translated as MKSARTKNKKTPKGFTLIEALVGLGILSIILAAVLSMYYSNLQALGIARARLTASSLASEEIEIIENLPYADVGTTTGWPLGVLPSSRQVNRNGLTFTVSVYPKYVDDPFDGDAFGTVAGKPTDTQPSDYKFVEVRVCWSHYPCNTPVSLSTQIVPNGVETDDGTGSLFIEVLNAQGQAVGQADVNVVNTTTVPVINISSSTGTNGRLLLSSLPPALDSYQITVSKTGHNSDYTVTPSVANPNPTRPDTSIIAGDVTESTFFLDHTANLELYTVDDTCTAVSNVQLNLRGAWLDGTSPDVYRYDQAHTTDALGHLSLSDLQWDYYTQLIDPSEGLDVAGTTISQPYNVLPSSNQTVYVHLVPDSANTLLITVREAGTATPLSDASVHVEDGVDFDETKTTGQGTLTQSDWSGGSGQADYSDETMYFSQDGNIDDTNAGDITLVQDPGNGNFSEDFTTDVYKDPVTSTANWDTVSNRGELSFDLGNYQSPGTLASLQLNSEEGIITSATLTVTEELNSQSISYELSADGGAHFEAVTPGINHTFSTQGTDLRWRATLSTTNTSVTPRILDLSLSYNYLAYRVSGTLISSTFNFGPDSAFDNIIWAPLAQPSEVGSTSVKFQIATNTDNATWNYVGPDGTAGTYYTTSGDSLWSGHTGDQYLRYQVILSTANQSASPTLSSISLVHSAGCIPPGQVFFSSLDPDTYQITVDRSGYQQFLSSVDVSGDTVYYVDLDPS; from the coding sequence TTGAAGTCAGCGCGAACAAAAAACAAAAAAACTCCTAAAGGCTTCACTCTGATTGAGGCTTTGGTTGGCTTAGGCATACTTTCTATTATTCTTGCGGCCGTTTTGAGTATGTATTACTCAAATTTACAAGCCCTTGGCATTGCGCGCGCCCGACTAACTGCTTCTAGCTTAGCAAGTGAGGAAATTGAAATCATCGAAAATCTTCCTTACGCAGATGTCGGCACAACAACTGGCTGGCCTCTCGGTGTGCTGCCTAGCTCTCGACAAGTGAATCGTAATGGTCTGACATTTACGGTTAGTGTGTACCCTAAATACGTTGACGATCCTTTTGACGGAGATGCATTTGGCACTGTGGCGGGTAAACCTACTGATACGCAACCGAGCGACTATAAATTTGTCGAGGTGAGGGTTTGCTGGAGCCATTATCCGTGCAACACGCCTGTCAGTTTAAGCACGCAAATTGTACCGAATGGTGTTGAAACAGATGACGGTACTGGATCTCTCTTCATTGAAGTATTAAACGCCCAAGGTCAAGCAGTGGGTCAGGCTGATGTAAACGTAGTAAATACAACCACCGTTCCAGTAATAAACATTAGCAGCAGCACTGGAACGAATGGGCGCTTACTTTTATCCTCTCTCCCCCCTGCCCTAGACAGCTATCAAATTACAGTTTCAAAAACAGGCCATAACAGTGACTATACGGTTACGCCGAGTGTAGCTAATCCCAATCCTACTCGACCTGATACGTCAATTATTGCTGGTGATGTAACTGAATCAACCTTCTTTTTGGACCATACGGCAAATCTCGAGCTTTACACTGTAGATGACACATGCACGGCGGTTTCAAATGTGCAGCTGAACCTCCGTGGTGCTTGGTTGGACGGCACATCACCTGATGTATATCGCTATGATCAAGCACATACCACGGACGCGCTAGGACATTTGAGTTTGTCGGATTTGCAATGGGATTATTACACGCAGCTAATTGATCCAAGTGAAGGACTGGATGTCGCCGGAACAACGATTAGTCAGCCTTATAATGTATTACCAAGTAGTAATCAGACGGTTTACGTCCATCTCGTACCCGATTCAGCAAATACCCTACTCATCACAGTGAGAGAGGCAGGCACTGCAACACCTCTCTCCGATGCAAGTGTACACGTAGAAGATGGCGTTGACTTTGACGAAACAAAAACGACTGGACAAGGCACCTTAACGCAAAGTGACTGGTCAGGTGGATCAGGTCAAGCCGACTATAGTGACGAAACAATGTACTTTAGTCAGGATGGAAATATTGACGACACAAACGCGGGAGATATTACCCTTGTACAAGATCCCGGCAACGGAAATTTTAGTGAAGATTTTACCACTGACGTATACAAGGATCCGGTAACTAGCACAGCTAACTGGGATACGGTGAGTAATCGCGGCGAGCTTAGTTTCGACTTAGGAAATTATCAAAGTCCCGGCACTCTAGCATCGCTACAGCTTAACAGTGAGGAAGGTATTATCACGAGCGCCACGCTCACTGTTACCGAAGAGCTAAATAGTCAGTCAATTAGTTACGAGCTATCGGCCGATGGTGGTGCACACTTTGAGGCGGTTACTCCTGGGATAAATCACACCTTCAGCACCCAGGGCACTGACTTACGCTGGCGAGCAACTCTTAGTACCACAAATACAAGTGTGACTCCTCGAATTTTAGATCTTTCCCTGAGTTATAATTATTTAGCGTATCGAGTAAGTGGAACACTCATCTCTTCTACTTTTAATTTTGGACCGGATAGTGCGTTTGATAATATAATTTGGGCTCCACTTGCACAGCCGAGCGAGGTTGGTAGCACAAGTGTAAAATTTCAAATTGCCACAAACACTGATAATGCAACATGGAACTATGTAGGCCCTGATGGTACTGCAGGCACATATTACACGACCAGTGGTGACTCACTGTGGTCTGGTCATACCGGTGACCAGTATTTGCGCTATCAAGTTATACTGAGCACGGCTAATCAAAGCGCTTCTCCAACACTGAGCTCCATATCATTGGTGCATAGCGCTGGTTGTATTCCTCCGGGACAGGTATTTTTTAGCAGTCTCGATCCAGATACCTATCAAATAACCGTTGATAGAAGCGGGTATCAGCAATTTCTTTCCTCAGTCGATGTGTCCGGCGATACCGTATATTATGTTGACCTCGATCCATCATGA